The following are from one region of the Polynucleobacter sp. MWH-CaK5 genome:
- a CDS encoding outer membrane protein: MKKKLLVVAASALVATSAYAQSAFEGFYGQIATGYESNSASNLGNTGTSPGNPNDNWNVSNQQFGGAPLVIGLGYNFSVAPQWLIGIGADYSALSQKSSTFSSTGEGNTLSGQTLEASNRFNIFVTPGYAIDKDKLVYLKAGYSSLTLKNSAPNYYSPSAANIASGDSAGPILNAGSQTSTVGGYVVGLGYKQIITGGIYGFAEGNYMSYSKPSFSSNLGSNGYKISSNPSVNSYQLLVGIGYKF; the protein is encoded by the coding sequence ATGAAAAAGAAATTACTAGTCGTTGCTGCCTCAGCATTAGTTGCCACTTCAGCATATGCACAGTCAGCATTTGAAGGCTTCTACGGACAAATTGCTACCGGCTATGAAAGTAATAGTGCGTCTAATCTTGGCAACACAGGAACTTCCCCAGGAAACCCAAATGACAATTGGAATGTTAGCAACCAACAATTTGGAGGTGCGCCACTAGTAATTGGCTTGGGCTATAACTTTTCAGTTGCACCGCAATGGTTAATTGGTATTGGCGCTGACTACTCAGCACTTTCACAAAAAAGCTCCACCTTCTCCTCTACTGGCGAAGGAAATACACTTTCTGGACAAACTCTAGAGGCCTCTAATCGCTTCAATATCTTTGTCACTCCAGGCTATGCAATTGATAAAGATAAATTAGTCTATCTAAAGGCGGGATATAGCTCTTTAACCTTGAAAAATTCAGCGCCAAACTATTACTCTCCATCGGCAGCCAATATTGCTAGTGGCGATAGTGCTGGCCCTATTCTTAACGCGGGAAGTCAAACCTCTACAGTCGGCGGTTATGTTGTTGGGCTAGGATATAAACAAATTATTACAGGCGGAATTTATGGTTTTGCCGAAGGAAACTATATGAGCTACAGCAAGCCAAGCTTTTCTTCAAATCTCGGAAGCAATGGTTATAAGATTAGCTCGAATCCATCCGTAAACTCTTATCAACTACTGGTTGGTATTGGCTACAAGTTCTAA
- a CDS encoding site-specific integrase: MAQAKVLNPTELRRVLDYIATRRHSARNRAMLLLTHYAGMRVAEVAALRLNDVLNSDSTIKSEVRLMPQQTKGKYARTVYLNEKIQKELALYINSIRMLDMSKPLFRTQKQAGFSANSLTQYFFYLYRNVGLTGCSSHTGRRSFLTGLANKGTAIHILKSLAGHRNISTTAAYLYSSPAQLKAAVELA; the protein is encoded by the coding sequence ATGGCGCAAGCAAAAGTATTAAACCCAACCGAGTTGCGTAGAGTGCTGGACTACATAGCAACACGTAGGCACAGCGCACGAAACCGCGCTATGTTGCTTTTAACGCATTACGCAGGTATGCGAGTAGCCGAAGTAGCGGCACTACGCTTAAACGACGTTTTAAACAGCGACAGCACCATTAAGTCCGAAGTACGCTTAATGCCGCAACAAACTAAGGGCAAATATGCTCGTACTGTGTATTTAAACGAGAAAATTCAAAAAGAGTTGGCGCTATATATAAACAGCATACGAATGCTGGATATGAGTAAACCGCTGTTTCGAACGCAAAAGCAGGCAGGCTTTTCGGCAAACTCACTTACCCAGTACTTTTTCTATTTGTACCGCAATGTTGGCTTAACGGGCTGTAGTAGCCATACTGGACGGCGAAGCTTCTTAACTGGGCTGGCTAATAAGGGAACTGCTATACATATATTGAAAAGTCTTGCTGGGCACCGCAACATTAGTACAACTGCCGCTTACTTGTACTCTAGTCCAGCACAGCTTAAGGCAGCAGTAGAGTTGGCGTAA
- a CDS encoding DUF6641 family protein — translation MSALNNLKLSAVKRPTALPAIQQRRNKLSNKLWEQIQLAKAQQTGATFSTKRFKTVRDITGATKTVELQKRVRQWWFVADSGKLCLNVKYGTKVLELQKNKPSVELNTPADLINTLEIIKGAVEAGELDSQIEFASGAVRARFTK, via the coding sequence ATGAGTGCGCTTAACAATTTAAAGCTTTCTGCAGTCAAACGTCCAACAGCATTGCCAGCCATACAACAGCGTCGAAATAAACTTTCCAACAAGCTATGGGAACAAATTCAACTAGCTAAGGCGCAACAAACGGGCGCAACGTTTAGTACCAAGCGTTTTAAAACTGTGCGCGACATTACTGGCGCTACCAAAACAGTTGAATTACAAAAACGAGTACGGCAATGGTGGTTTGTAGCGGACAGCGGCAAACTATGTCTCAACGTGAAGTACGGCACTAAAGTTTTGGAACTACAAAAGAATAAGCCTAGTGTCGAATTAAATACGCCTGCCGACTTAATCAATACGCTTGAAATTATTAAGGGCGCTGTTGAGGCGGGAGAACTAGATAGTCAAATTGAATTTGCTAGCGGCGCAGTACGTGCGAGGTTTACAAAATGA
- the modA gene encoding molybdate ABC transporter substrate-binding protein — protein MKIKHLLSPKIFLSLVTVFFVSLANAQQATVVVAANMKPAMEEIYQQYKMAGGQDLRIIYGSSGNFARQIQQGAPFHLFVSADESFPLTLHRQGLTVDEGKVYAIGRLALIAHKSRKIKLSLNPAELKKIIEDVNKIAIAKPDTAPYGKAAIDFLNALGLYEVAKNKIVFGENISSATMFVTSGSAGIGLTAYSLAKSKEVAQIADHLLIPESLHEPIKQRMVLLKSPPKSVMDFYAYLQSAKAKDVLRLHGYSTP, from the coding sequence ATGAAGATTAAACATTTGCTGTCACCAAAGATATTTTTATCGTTAGTGACAGTTTTTTTTGTTTCTTTGGCAAATGCTCAGCAAGCCACCGTGGTGGTTGCTGCGAACATGAAGCCAGCCATGGAAGAGATTTACCAACAATACAAAATGGCTGGTGGCCAAGATCTCAGAATCATTTATGGCTCGTCGGGTAATTTTGCTCGCCAAATACAACAGGGTGCACCGTTTCATTTGTTTGTGTCTGCTGATGAGAGTTTCCCTTTGACTTTGCATCGCCAAGGTTTGACGGTGGATGAAGGCAAGGTTTATGCAATTGGCCGATTGGCTTTGATTGCGCATAAATCAAGAAAGATCAAGTTGAGCCTCAACCCAGCTGAGTTGAAGAAAATCATTGAAGATGTGAATAAGATTGCGATTGCAAAGCCCGATACAGCTCCCTATGGAAAAGCTGCGATCGATTTTCTGAATGCCCTCGGTTTATATGAGGTAGCAAAGAATAAGATTGTTTTTGGTGAGAACATTTCATCAGCAACGATGTTTGTGACTTCTGGTTCGGCAGGTATCGGATTAACAGCCTATTCTTTGGCCAAGTCTAAAGAAGTGGCGCAAATAGCAGATCACCTTTTAATCCCTGAGAGCCTCCATGAGCCAATCAAGCAGAGAATGGTGTTATTGAAGAGCCCGCCCAAGTCAGTTATGGATTTTTATGCCTATCTGCAAAGCGCCAAAGCCAAGGATGTTCTTAGGCTCCACGGGTACTCAACCCCCTAG
- a CDS encoding response regulator — MASILVVDDEMGIRELLNEILTDEGHSVVSAQNADEARKARENLEPDLVLLDIWMPDVDGVTLLKEWSNNGQLTMPVVMMSGHATIDTAVEATRIGAVNFLEKPIALQKLLKTVEQALEKAPPKELFSVETKTDIKADGSIQISSKIEEFIVEEVQTNQAEFNLSYIDLPLREARDLFEKAYFEYHLNQASGSMTRVAEKTGLERTHLYRKLKALGIDVGNYKGE; from the coding sequence ATGGCAAGTATCTTAGTTGTTGACGACGAGATGGGTATCAGAGAACTCCTCAATGAAATCCTAACGGATGAGGGGCACTCAGTGGTGTCTGCACAGAATGCAGATGAGGCCAGAAAGGCCCGAGAAAATCTTGAGCCTGATTTGGTTCTTTTAGACATTTGGATGCCGGATGTTGACGGCGTGACTCTTTTAAAAGAGTGGTCGAATAATGGTCAGCTGACCATGCCTGTGGTGATGATGTCAGGACACGCGACGATTGATACAGCCGTAGAGGCCACCAGAATTGGTGCGGTGAACTTTTTAGAGAAGCCAATTGCTTTACAGAAGTTATTAAAAACTGTTGAGCAGGCTTTGGAAAAAGCACCGCCTAAAGAGTTGTTTTCTGTTGAAACTAAAACGGACATCAAGGCCGATGGATCTATACAAATAAGCAGCAAGATTGAGGAATTCATTGTTGAAGAAGTTCAAACCAATCAAGCTGAATTCAACTTAAGTTATATCGATCTGCCATTAAGAGAAGCCAGAGATCTATTCGAGAAAGCTTATTTTGAATACCATCTCAATCAAGCTTCAGGCAGCATGACGCGTGTTGCTGAAAAGACTGGTCTAGAGAGAACTCACCTTTACCGCAAACTCAAGGCCCTTGGCATTGATGTTGGTAATTACAAGGGTGAGTAG